TATGGCATTTCTTATGTTTTTATCAGTCACGATCTCAGTGTTGTTAAGTCAATATGCGATGAAGTTCTCGTCATGAAGGACGGTGAGATAGTTGAAATGGGACAGACAGAAAAGATACTGTCGACCCCTGAAAACGCTTATACAAAACAGCTTATAGAGGCTTCATATCTTTAGAACAGAGTACGTGTGTCGGGCTGAGAGCGCTGGGATGTGATGCTGTTACTTCAAATGCGGGAAGGGTGAGAGCTAGTTGTCAGAGAGCTGTGCTGAGTCTTCCAGCCATTTTATGACGAACCTGTAGGCTCTGTTTATGTTCATAAATTTTTCAACATTTCCTCCCTGGTCCGGGTGGTGTTTTTTGCATAATTCATGGAATCTGGTTTTGACAGTACGGCTGTTTTCGTGTCCGTAAAGACCTAGGGTTCTGTATGAGTCATCAAGGTTGTTTTCAGAGCTTAGAATCTCCCAGGCGCCGGATAAAAGGCTTTCCGCTGTGACACTGTTCAGCCTGTCGTAGTTCTTACCGTCGAGATAGAAGTATTTCAAAGAGATAGATTCCACTGCGGTATCTCCAAGCAGTTCGTTATGGAGTGCGCAGTGTTCGGAACCATCAGCAACAGCCTCTCCGCAAAATGACATTGTTTCGTCATGGAAGTAGGCGCACTGACCCTTTCCAGGGTAGTCAAAAACACCTGTGCGCATGAAGTGAACATGCAGGTATTTACCTATTTCAGCATATTCGTTTTGCAGTTTGTAGAGCTTGTGGAACAGGGCAAAGTGCAGCCTGTATAGTTCCACGGCGGGCATTCCTGTTATGCTTATATCGCTGAAGGATGTTTTCAGCATCTTGCTTTCATAAACGGTTTCAGTTTCGATAAGGTCTTTAAGTGCATCTGTATCTAGCTGTGTCAGAAGGTTTTCCAGTGTCATTATTCTTTTTCCATCAGAAATTCCTGTCTTTCCATCTTTTCGAGTATTTCCATTTCGATCTCGTCGATGCGCTCCTGTGCCTCTGCCAGCTCCGTATAGTTCGAGCCGCCTTTTGCAAGAACTGCCTGTTGGACGGCAAGCTCAGACTCCAGCTTCTCTATAGCCGGCTCAATGGACTCCAGCTCTTTCTTCTCCATATATGTCAGTTTATTTTTTTTCTTTTCCGGTTCGGGTGTTTGTTTTTCTTTTATCTCTTTCTTCTTCGCTGCTTCCCGTTCACGTTTCTCTTCTATATAGTCGTCGTAGTCACCGAAGAACGTTTCAATGTTACCTTCACCGTCAAAGATTAGCAGGTTGTCCGCCACACGGTTCATAAAACACCTGTCGTGGGAAACCACAAGGAGACACCCGGGGAAGCCCACGAGGAAATCCTCAAGAACGGACAGTGTTTTTATGTCGAGGTCATTGGTGGGTTCATCCAGAATGAGAAAGTTAGGGTTCTGCATCAGTATGAGGACAAGGTGCAGTCTGCGTTTCTCTCCGCCGGACAGTTTATGTACCGGTGTATGGTGCATCATGGAAGGGAACAGAAATTTCTCAAGCATCTGCCCTGCGCTTATTGATTTCCCGTTTGGGAGTATGATGGTTTCTTTTTCATCTTTTACAACATCTATAAGGCGTTTGTCGGGGTTGAGAGCTTTGCTGTGCTGGTCAAAAACCGCAAATGTGGTATTAAGCCCCTTGCGTAACTCGCCGGTGTCGGTAGGCTCTTCTGATGTTATCAGCCTTATAAATGTACTTTTCCCAGCACCGTTTGGACCGACCACACCGAGGCTCTCCATGTGTTTGAAAGTATACGAGAAAGGCTTGATAACCTGCCTGCCTTCATAGGATTTAGATATATCCTCCACCTCAAGAATCTGTTTGCCGAGGCGTTTCCCCTCTATCTCCAGTTCGATATCCTGCTGTTTCAGAAGTTTTGGTCTGTTTTGCATCTGTTCGATACGGTCTTTACGTGCTTTTTGTTTTGTGGATCGTGCTTTTGCGCCTCTTCTCAGCCATTTAAGTTCATTTCTAAGTATGTTTTGTGTTCTGTCTTCCGCACGGGCGAGGCTCTCTTCCATCTCTGCTTTCTTTTCCAGATAATATGAATAGTTACCGCCGAAGGTGAATATGCCTCCACGGTCTATCTCTATGATATTATTGCATATCGAGTCCAGAAAGTATCTGTCGTGGGTAACCATGAGGATAGACTTTGTCGTTTTGCTCAGGTGTGTCTGGAGCCAGTCTACGGTTTCTATATCCAGATGGTTGGTCGGTTCGTCCAGAATCAGCAGATTGCCTTCATCTATCAGAGCCTGTGCCAGAGCCGCTTTTTTTATCATGCCGCCGGACAGTGTACCCATTTTCAGTGAAACGTCATTTATCCCGAGCTCACCCAGTATGGACTTGACTTCATGCTCATACTGCCATGCATCGAGTTTATTCATCTCTTCCATAGTGTGGTCGAGGTCGTTTTTGTATTTATCTGTATCTGCAGGATTTGCACACAGCTCTTCGTAGTGACGGATGAGCTTTACAAGGTCTGATTCGCCGGACATAATGTAGCCAAGGATTGTGTCGTCCGGGTTATGCTCGGGTATCTGTGGGAGATAGTTGATTCTGCACTCTCTGTTGCGGGAGATTAGCCCGTTGTCCGGCTGGATAAATCCCGCTATCATTTTGAGCAGAGTGGATTTTCCGCAGCCGTTGACGCCAATGAGTGCTGTTTTTTGTCCTGCATCAATACCGAATGAGATGTCTGTAAAAAGTTCTTTGTCTCCGGCAGTTTTAGTTATTTTATCAACGGATATAAGGTTCATCTGTCCCCCTTTGGTCAGAGGGCATAATATCAAAAAGCAATTCTAACTTCTATAATTATTTACGTCCGCCCCCGTTGCCGTTTCCACCGCTGTGCCCATTACCGCCCGAACTTCCTCTGTTTCCGCCTGCCGAAGAGCCCATTGAGGACGCTCCTTTGCCGGAGTGTATGCTTTTACCCATTTGTTTGGCTGTGCCGGAGGCATTCCCGTATGAGGCTCCTTTTGCAAAAGCTTTACGATATTCATTAATTTCACCAGCACTCAGTTTTTTGACAGCTTGTATAGTAACTTTTTCAGTGGTCTCTTCGTCTACTCCGTACTGCATCATCTCTCTGTACAGATTAATGGCTGTATATGCTTTGTCCTTTTTCACAGAGATCTCGGCTGCAACTGTTTCAAGTTTTTGTGCTGTGGCGCCTGCTGTCATGGCGTCGGCCACTGCATCTGCAAACTGTGCGGAGGTCTTTTTATCCAGTTTGATTTTATCTGCTATTTTATACGCTCTGGAATATCTTTCTCTGATATTGTCCACGGCGTTTACAATGTTATCTTCGGAGACATTTTTTGCGATACCCTCTGCTATTTTTTCTGCCATTTTTACCGCTTCATTTGTTTTTGCTTCTTTTACAGCACTTGCAAGGTTGTCTATGCTGATTTTGCTGAATTGTCGCTCTCTTGTCTTTTCTGCAACAGAGACGGCGAGATTTTCCGGCACTCCGGCATTTTCGCAGATAGATTGCAGGTCGGTGTATTCATCAGCGAAGCTGTATATTGAAATGCTCAGCAGTATTAACAAAATAGTTTTCTTCATCTTATCTCTCCTCGTATATGCAAATCTGCCCGCCGAAATCGTCATTTTCTTTTTGTGGGCAGTTTGGCAGATATGTCCTGCCGTCGACAGTCAGAAAGTATCTGAAAGAGCTGACAGCAGGAATCTTTGTCTTCCATGAGTTGTTATCTTCGGTCATTTCTAAGCCATGATATCCGTTTGCTGATGTGTAAAGTATGACTCTGTATGCATCTTTTATACGAAAGTCCGCGGTCATATCCCCTTTTATGCGGTAAAAGCGTGCATCCGCACATGACATCAGCACCAGTGCCAGAAATATGGCTACTAGGTATTTCAAATCCTTTCTCCGACACTTATTACAGAATTTTCTCCGCCGAAACCATCGTTTTGCTTGGCATGAACAGTGGGGTCAGGTAGAGTGGTTCTGCCGTTTATAAGGTATGTATAAACATATTCACCCTTATTGAGAGGCATGGTTATCTGCCAATATCCATTACCTGCGTTGTACATGGAAATAGGCTGCCAGCCGGAGAATGTCCCGGTAACTTCAACCTGAGAAGCTTCTGGATGATAGAGAACAAACCTGTGAGCTGTTCTTATTTCCGGCATATGATCCGGTGCGAAAAAGAAAACTCTGAGCATTACGATAAGTGATGCGGCAAGTGCTGTGAAAGAAGCGATGCGAGTTATGTTCAGCTTACTCTTGGAACTTGCACTTATGTCAGGGATAGGCGGTGGTGATATGGTATGCGACATAGTCATCTCCATTTCAAGCATACCAAGTGCACTTGAAAAGTAGCTGTCGTCATTGTTCACCTCTTTTACAAAATCTATTTTTTCACTGATATTCAGTTCATTGTCTATGTACTGGCTGATCAGAATGTTTCTATCACTCATCTTCTGCCTCCATCATTGTTTTCAACTTCAACCTTGCTCTGTATATCCTGACTTTTATGTTGGCAACAGTCATATTTTTTACCTTTGCTATTTCTGAATATGCAAGTCCGTCTGAGCCAGCCATAGATAAAAGTTCCCTGTCTTCCTCCGGCAATTTCTTCAGCAGAGACAATATCCTTTGAGTTGCATTTTTGGATATAAGGCATTCTTCTGGACTGTTTTTGTTTACAGGTGCATTTTCGTATGAATTCGTCTTGTTTACTTTTTTGCGTATTTTATCTAAGAAAATATTTCTTGCTATAGTGTAAAGTAGAGCCGGACTTTGTTCCATAGGGTATTTGTCAGCATACTTGATGAAAGTGTCCTGAAAGATATCCTCTGCGTCCGGTCGGTTTAATGTCATTTTCATCAGATATCCAAACAGCCTCCCTTGGTATTCGTTAAAAAAACTCAGTAATTGTTTATTTCGCTTCATGGTTAATTATAGGCGGGATTTATAACCCCGCCTACATAATTATTATTCTGCCGCTGCTTCAGTTGTGTTTTCTGCGTCAGGTTCTGAGGTTTCGGCAGGCTCTGTTGTATCTATTGCCTCTGTTGTCTGTTCTGGTGCGGCATCATACTGGTATTGGCGCTGATATTGATGTCTATTTTGATGCATGTTTCCTGCCATCATTCCTGCGGATTCGCTTTCGGCTGCAGACTCTGACAGTTTATCTTGAGTGGAGATGCCGAATGAAGACCCTGAATAGTTTGACGGTGTTCCCGAGCAGTCGGCATTTCCCGTGCCGTTACCGTTTCCTGAACTACCGGAGCTGCCAGAACCGCCGTGACCGCCGCCGCCATTTCCGCCGCCTCTGGCATAAACTGTTGCTGATGAAGCAAGCATCATTACAATTGCTAAAAACATAATAATTTTTTTCATTTTTGCCTCCGTTTGTTTATCTACCTTCATAACGTATGAGCAGCTTAGAGGTTACAAAAAAGTGTCGAAATTAATTTTATTTGGTTTGCATGTAGATTTTTATAGCTAAAACGATTTGAATATATTATATAGTTTATAGAAACTTAAGCGGGTGTAGCTCAGTTGGTAGAGTTGCAGCTTCCCAAGCTGAAGGTCGCCGGTTCGAGTCCGGTCACCCGCTTTTCTTATACCCCCCTTAAATTTAAGCATTGAACTATCCGGCAAATTTACGATCTTTAGTGTATGATAAGATTAAATTAGTCCTTAAGAAGGAGAACTTTATGAAATTATTATATACTATTGCTGTAACTATACTTTTTGTAATGACGGCTGCCGCCGCAGGTGGAGTGCCGGTCAAATACAAGGTTGATGGTGAAAAATTTGAAGGTTATTACACTTCGCCTTCCGCAGATGCACCTCTTGTTTTTATGGTGCACGACTGGGACGGGCTGACAGAGTATGAAGTAAAAAGGGCCCAGATGCTGAACGACCTCGGGTATGCAGTTTTTGCTGTGGATATGTTTGGTGAAGGAGTTAGACCCACCGCCACAGCAGATAAGAAGAAACTGACAGGTGAGCTGTACAAGAACCGTGAAAGGATGAGAAAACTTCTTTACGGCGGGATGGCTGCTGCAAGCCAGATGGGGGGCGACATAAATAATGCTGTCGCAATAGGTTATTGCTTCGGCGGTGCGGTAATTCTTGAACTGGCTAGATCCGGCGCTGATCTGAAAGGTTTTGTGACATTTCATGGTGGTCTCAACACTCCTGAAGGGCAGAATTATGCCGATACAAAAGGTAAGGTCTTGGTACTGCACGGAACAGCAGATCAGGCTGTCAGTATGGAGGATTTTGCCTCACTCGCTGTCCAGCTTGAGGATGCGAAAGTTCCCCACGAGATGACAACCTACAGCGGAGCACCTCACGCTTTCACAGTGTTTGGCTCTCCGAATTATCACGAAGAAGCTGACATTAAGTCATGGGAGCGCTTTACAGGCTTCCTTGTTGAAACTTTTAAATAGATGCTGAAGTGCCCCGGTTATGATATGTGCCGGGGCATTACTTTCCGGAGAGTTTTCTTAAAAGTTATCAGAACATAACTACGCTCTTATTATCAATATTCTGTATTTTTATTTTTATTCCGTATGCTTCAGAAAGAGCATCTTCGGATAATCCTTCTTTCGAACCGCAGTAGATGGATTTACCGTCATTCATCAGCAAAACTTTAGTAGCATATCTGAGAGCGAGATTCAGATCGTGCATCACTATCATAGTCGCCAGTTTGCGTTTATAGGTTACATTGCTTGCAGTGTCCATGATCTCTAGCTGGTTTTTCACATCCAGATGGTTTATCGGTTCGTCCAGCATGAGTATATCGGCATTCTGTACCATCGCTCTTGCTATAAGGGTTTTCTGAAATTCTCCTCCGGAAAGTTCTGTGACGCATTTTTCCTGCATAGACTCAATGGCAAGTTCTGCTATCACTTTTCTTGTGAGTTTGTGGTCGCTTTCTTTCGGATGCCAGCTTATATAAGGCTTTCGTCCAAGTAGTACAGAATCGTATACTCTACATGGTACAGCATTTGTAGTCTGGGGGAGGTATGCAATTTTGCGTGCAATGTCTAGCCTGTTCATTACTGAGACCTTCCTACCAGAGAGGGAGACCTGCCCCGATGAAGGGGTTATTATCCCGTTAATAATTTTCATAAGAGTGGATTTGCCTGCCCCGTTGGGACCTATAACGGCGCATATCTCTGATGATTCCAGTTTAAAAGATATGTTATCAAGTATTTTTCTGCCGCTTTTTAGACAGAACGATAAGTTTTCAGCTTTGACCATTTTTCAATGACCTCTTCATAAGTATAAAAAGAAACATAGGGACTCCGGCAAAAGCCGTTATGACACCCACAGGGAGGGACAGCGGGAAGAAGATCATCTGGGCGAGAGTGTCAGCCCCAAGCAGAAAAACCCCTCCCAGAACAGCAGA
This window of the Denitrovibrio acetiphilus DSM 12809 genome carries:
- a CDS encoding DNA-J related domain-containing protein encodes the protein MTLENLLTQLDTDALKDLIETETVYESKMLKTSFSDISITGMPAVELYRLHFALFHKLYKLQNEYAEIGKYLHVHFMRTGVFDYPGKGQCAYFHDETMSFCGEAVADGSEHCALHNELLGDTAVESISLKYFYLDGKNYDRLNSVTAESLLSGAWEILSSENNLDDSYRTLGLYGHENSRTVKTRFHELCKKHHPDQGGNVEKFMNINRAYRFVIKWLEDSAQLSDN
- a CDS encoding ABC-F family ATP-binding cassette domain-containing protein; the encoded protein is MNLISVDKITKTAGDKELFTDISFGIDAGQKTALIGVNGCGKSTLLKMIAGFIQPDNGLISRNRECRINYLPQIPEHNPDDTILGYIMSGESDLVKLIRHYEELCANPADTDKYKNDLDHTMEEMNKLDAWQYEHEVKSILGELGINDVSLKMGTLSGGMIKKAALAQALIDEGNLLILDEPTNHLDIETVDWLQTHLSKTTKSILMVTHDRYFLDSICNNIIEIDRGGIFTFGGNYSYYLEKKAEMEESLARAEDRTQNILRNELKWLRRGAKARSTKQKARKDRIEQMQNRPKLLKQQDIELEIEGKRLGKQILEVEDISKSYEGRQVIKPFSYTFKHMESLGVVGPNGAGKSTFIRLITSEEPTDTGELRKGLNTTFAVFDQHSKALNPDKRLIDVVKDEKETIILPNGKSISAGQMLEKFLFPSMMHHTPVHKLSGGEKRRLHLVLILMQNPNFLILDEPTNDLDIKTLSVLEDFLVGFPGCLLVVSHDRCFMNRVADNLLIFDGEGNIETFFGDYDDYIEEKREREAAKKKEIKEKQTPEPEKKKNKLTYMEKKELESIEPAIEKLESELAVQQAVLAKGGSNYTELAEAQERIDEIEMEILEKMERQEFLMEKE
- a CDS encoding glycogen-binding domain-containing protein produces the protein MSDRNILISQYIDNELNISEKIDFVKEVNNDDSYFSSALGMLEMEMTMSHTISPPPIPDISASSKSKLNITRIASFTALAASLIVMLRVFFFAPDHMPEIRTAHRFVLYHPEASQVEVTGTFSGWQPISMYNAGNGYWQITMPLNKGEYVYTYLINGRTTLPDPTVHAKQNDGFGGENSVISVGERI
- a CDS encoding RNA polymerase sigma factor; the protein is MKRNKQLLSFFNEYQGRLFGYLMKMTLNRPDAEDIFQDTFIKYADKYPMEQSPALLYTIARNIFLDKIRKKVNKTNSYENAPVNKNSPEECLISKNATQRILSLLKKLPEEDRELLSMAGSDGLAYSEIAKVKNMTVANIKVRIYRARLKLKTMMEAEDE
- a CDS encoding dienelactone hydrolase family protein; protein product: MKLLYTIAVTILFVMTAAAAGGVPVKYKVDGEKFEGYYTSPSADAPLVFMVHDWDGLTEYEVKRAQMLNDLGYAVFAVDMFGEGVRPTATADKKKLTGELYKNRERMRKLLYGGMAAASQMGGDINNAVAIGYCFGGAVILELARSGADLKGFVTFHGGLNTPEGQNYADTKGKVLVLHGTADQAVSMEDFASLAVQLEDAKVPHEMTTYSGAPHAFTVFGSPNYHEEADIKSWERFTGFLVETFK
- a CDS encoding ABC transporter ATP-binding protein, with amino-acid sequence MVKAENLSFCLKSGRKILDNISFKLESSEICAVIGPNGAGKSTLMKIINGIITPSSGQVSLSGRKVSVMNRLDIARKIAYLPQTTNAVPCRVYDSVLLGRKPYISWHPKESDHKLTRKVIAELAIESMQEKCVTELSGGEFQKTLIARAMVQNADILMLDEPINHLDVKNQLEIMDTASNVTYKRKLATMIVMHDLNLALRYATKVLLMNDGKSIYCGSKEGLSEDALSEAYGIKIKIQNIDNKSVVMF